DNA sequence from the Halorussus sp. MSC15.2 genome:
GCGGTCGCCTCAAGCGAGCGTCTTCCACTACCGGGGGTCGCTCTCGACGCAGGCCGACCACGCGGACGCCCGGGTCCACCCGCTCGTCGGCTACAAGGGGCAGGAACCGGTGGGACTGCTCCCCGTCTTCGAGACCCGGAAGGGCGGGATGACGACGGCGTTCTCCCCGGCACCGAGCCTCTGGGTCTCGTATCTCGGCCCGGCGCTCCTGAACCACCGAAAGCTCAAGCGCCGCAAGCGCGAGCGCCGCAACCGGCGGTTCGTGGAGGGGTGTCTCGACTGGGTGGAACGGGAACTCGGTCCTAAGTACGTCAACGTGCGGACCGCACCGTCGTATCGCGACGTGCGGCCCTTCGAGTGGCGGGACTTCGACATCGACGTGCGCCACACCTACTCGGTGGACCTCACCCCCGGCGAGGAGGACGTGCTGATGTCGTTCTCCAGCGACGCCCGGAACAACATCCGGACCGAGGGCGACTACCGGGTGTACGAGGGCGGTCGCGACGAGATTCGGACCATCATCTCGCAGGTCCGGGACCGCCACGACGAACAGGGCGAGAGCTACGGGGTGACCCCGGCGTTCGTGACGGACCTCTACGAGAAGCTACCGGAGGGGACGGTCAGGCCCTACGCCTGCGAAATCGACGGCGAGGTCGCCGGCGGGATGGTCGTGCTGGAGTCGGGCGACACCGCCTATCGGTGGCAGGGCGGCGCGAAACACGACCGCGACCTGCCGGTCAACGACCTCGTGGACTGGGCGGTCATGACCGACGCGATGGACCGCGGCGTCGAGAACTACGACCTCGTGGGCGCGAACGAGCAGCGACTCTGCGGCTACAAGGCCAAGTTCGGCCCGCGACTCCGGTCGTACTACACCATGGAGAAGGGGTCGCGGGTCACCAACGCGCTGTCGAGCGTCTACAAGAAATTTAGATAAACAGTTTCAACGGGCGAAGGGCTTATTTTCTTCCACGCTCTAATTTAATTATCGAAGGCGCTCCGCCACCGACCGACTCGTCGTTCTGGCGGCGTCACGCCGGGCGGGGTACCATCGAGCGGGAACCAACCCAGTCACTCGACCAATGACCTCCAAGAACCCCGACACCGAGTCCGAGCGGCCGACCCTCGTGCGGGCGAAACTCCGCCTGCGCGTCGAGCGTGCGAGCGTGCCGACGCTCGGCGAACTCGAAGGTCTCAAACTCGTGGTCGTGACCGACTCCGGCGGCCGACTCGCCAAGGCGATTCTCGTCCTGCTGGCGCTCGCCCTCTGGCAC
Encoded proteins:
- a CDS encoding GNAT family N-acetyltransferase, which produces MSVTIIDNDGISIGRATELDHHDWDDLVERSPQASVFHYRGSLSTQADHADARVHPLVGYKGQEPVGLLPVFETRKGGMTTAFSPAPSLWVSYLGPALLNHRKLKRRKRERRNRRFVEGCLDWVERELGPKYVNVRTAPSYRDVRPFEWRDFDIDVRHTYSVDLTPGEEDVLMSFSSDARNNIRTEGDYRVYEGGRDEIRTIISQVRDRHDEQGESYGVTPAFVTDLYEKLPEGTVRPYACEIDGEVAGGMVVLESGDTAYRWQGGAKHDRDLPVNDLVDWAVMTDAMDRGVENYDLVGANEQRLCGYKAKFGPRLRSYYTMEKGSRVTNALSSVYKKFR